The segment acagagatttaagacacacagatgcaacagtAGTTTCACATTGTAGCTTccattttgaaaacaaaacgCAAAGTAAGCTAGACTCAGGGGAGAACGTCGAGCTGTCTGGTATAGCTCAGGATATTTTGCAGATACTACAGAATCTGATGAAACTGAGTATGTGTCTTCTGTTATTACATCATCCATGAAGTCACCAGTATTGCTGAATCCCCATTTTTTTTCATGATAGTTCATAGCTGAACCGGTTAATCCATATTTATCACCCTCATATAAAAACCTTCCTCGAGGGTTTTTGATAGTGACATCAGGTCCCCCACAGTTTATATGAAGGGATCTGCTATCTGTGAGAAGATAAATTTCTTGTAAGATCATATTCAAACTAAAAACAACTTGAAAATGGAAGCAAAACAGAAGACAAACAAAACTAACACTTACGATTATTACACTGGTTTATGGCAGAACATGGAAGAAGTCTGGTTCTGTATTAAGAACAATGagttaataaatttttacaaaaaaaaaacaatgagttAATAACAGTAGGCATGGTGAAATGGGTTAGACTGGTCAAAAAAGTTCTTACAGACTGTTTCGTGAACTCGAGCTCTTATATGTGTTTACATTCCTGcatcaaaacataaaattcaTTAAGCTTTCAGAAAgtctgaaagaaagaaaagaaaacagtaGTTTTTTGTTAAGCAGCAGTAGTTAGGATAACAATAGAAGAACATACGTCCTCTCTCTGCAGCTTGGAGACCATGTGAAGTTATTATAGGAAAGATCACTGTCCATTAAAAACGACAAAACAAAGCAAGAGATTATATAGCCTATTAAGGTTGAGATATTTTTTGACATGAAAGTGACACTGGCCATACATATTGGTGCTTGCCGTAAGGAAAGGTCCTGATTCAATTTTTCCTGACAACATATTTCCAGccaaatatctaaaaaaatattgaaactagGAGATGAGTTTTAAAACGTTGCTTCATACTCCAACATGCTCTAATCATTTAATACTAATGGTACATACGTTTATTTTGGTGCGAATGCATCTGCGGGTATTTCTCCAGTCAGTCTATTAAAGGAAAGATCGCTGCcccgaaaagaaaaaaaaacatcacagTCAAAAGATTGGATGGTGTTACAAAAAATTCGAGTGATATACATGAGATTTACAGAGTCATGAGATAGGGAAGATCCCAGATAGTGGTTGGGATAGGTCCTGTTAAGTTCATATTTCTGAGAATCCTGAAATATTAACCGAATCAGTATTGAGTCTTAAACACATGTCTATACAGCATATGCTCGACCAGAGACATTAATAACTGTAAGAGACACTGCATACAAAAATTTCAGGTTCTTGCTAGTTATATGAGGAAATTGTCCCAATGTTGTGTCACTGATCCTCCTacatagaaaaaaaatgaatggatataaatttagatttgaGAAGACCAATATGCTTCTGTTTCTTGTCCTTGAATGTATTGAGAGAGCATTACTTACAGGTCGAACAAATTCTCTAGTTGAAAGATGGAGTCTGGAATAGGTTCTGTTAGGCCACTCGCATAGAGTTCTCTGATTAAGGATAGGCACAAGTCAGATAACATTGACACTGATTGAAATGCTTCAAGCTTTCAAAACTTTGGCTTACAATCTTTGAAGTTTAGATAAGTTCCCCATTAACTCGGGGATGGATCCATTAAGGCGATTATCGCTGAAACGGCTGCATACAATAGAATGAAAAGGTGTCAGACACAATAATTATATAGACCAGGTTTAAAAGACCATCTTGTAATGAAAAGTAAACTGATATTACAGATTTGTCAGATTTTTTAGTCTTGCTATTGTCTTGGGTATGCCTCCAACTAATTGGTTAGAAGAGAGTATTCTGGAAGAATCAGCAAAGCAAAAGCAATATTTGAGAGACTCTCTCGAGTCTGTAATCTTGAATATGTGATATAGAGATtgattaacattttttttttcttacaatcCTTCTAGGTTAACCAGGTTCCCAAGTTCCATAGGGATAGTTCCAGAAATTTGATTGGCTTCAAGATCTCTGAAAAATCATTCATacgaaaaaacaaaacttagtTTCCAGTTTTCCAAAATGATGAAACTTCATATCTAATCATACAATTTAGTGAGGTTAATAAACTTCCCCAGTCCTTTTGGAATGCCTCCTGACAAGCGATTTGCACAAACAGAGCTGTAAAGAAACATTTAAGGTAAATTCAGAAGCATTTATTACTTTCTTCAAAAGAAACTCGAGTATGAAAGACTTACATAGATGTGAGGTAAGGCAGCGAGGCCCATTCCATAGGGATTGAGCCATTAAGGTAATTCCGGCACAAGTCACTGCACAAACAAAGCAAAACTGCTCCGGTTATGTCAACTAAAAGGTTGAAAGCAGAGAAAACTGAACACAAAGATCGCTCCTCACATCAATTTAAGATACTGAAGCTTTGCGAGTTCTGGTGGAAGTCGTCCCGGAAGACTGAATGTCTTAAGGATACTGCACATGAGGTAACATTAGTTATATGGATCTCAAAACCAGAGAAACAAATGTGTAGTTTCTTACAAGTGTGTGATATGACAAGTGTTATTGTTGTTGAAACGACAGTCACATCTGATTGTGCTGTTCTGACCTTCCTTGAGGACATCTTGAGTGATCACCAGAGTCTGTGAGACATGGATCTTCACTTAGGTTCAGGTGGTTAACACCAAGTGTCGATGCAATATCTTTAAGCGCTTCAACTGGTAAAGACAAACAAAtcataaagaaaacaaatttttgTTCAAATTCACGATGATTGGTTAGTTTTGTTTGGCGACATATACAAATACATAATACATGCAATAAGAACCATGTAACCTTCATGTGGGTGCAGCGACGGAGAAGCAGAGACTGTACAGACTAAGTAGATAAGAGTAAGAACAGAGAGAAGAGAACTAAAAAGGCATCTTTGCGACATGATCTTAAGTTTGTAAGTTGCAGACGGAAACTAACACCAAATGCCCTCATGGGAAATAAAACAACCTTTCTATCCCTTCTCTATTCTTCTACCCCCTTTGTGGATCCCACTTTGATCACAAATACCAAACTATCCTTCATTTCTTTAACATATTTCTTCCACATCACCATTTTTCTCATTTATTCTTCACATAAATAATCAACAACCATGTGGGTCCAAAAGACAACCTTAACCAATCAGAAATGACTGGACCCACATGTCTTCAAGTTTCTCACCTTCCTCTTCTTCCCATCGTGAAACTCTCTTCTCCTTCACCCTCCATTGACGATTTTGAAGCTTCAAAACCAGGTATTTCTTATtcgtttttgatgattttttttgttgaataacaTTTAAATGTTGTATATATGAAGAGTATTGTAAAAAAACTAAGAATTGATGAAAGTTTTgagagattatttttttttaaaaaaaactgtatttatagattttaggTATATTTTATGTTCGTTTTTGATGAAATGTTTGGTGGAATACTATTAGAAAGAAGTGCATTGATCTCGGCTAGTGTAAAAAAGAAGATTGGATGCAAATTTGAGTAGATTAAAATGGATTTTGAAAACTGTGTCTATAGGTTTCTGGTATATTTTTAtctgtttttgatgatttttttggcagtaatttaactaatatgaattatatatcatgggtaaagaaaaatccaaacaaaatttGACTAAAAACATGATTAGTGACTGCAAAGATAAATTCTGGGTATTACTGATATTACTCAGTATTACTATGTTTACAAAATATAACTAGTATTTCTGGTATTATTACGAGTTTTACTATGTATTGTATTGAAACAAATTAGTATTAGTAAGAGAGCACTTTACAGTGTGGGAATTAAATTTAAGCTTCTTAATAATTCTAATtgtaattctaatttttttatttcaggaAAATGCAAAATCCGCATTGCACaatcatttgttttgattatggaGGATATTATATGAAGGATGGGGCTGATACGAAATGGATTTCGGGAGATGGTGAAGGGGAAGATGAAATTCACACTATTGTCTTGAAGAAACCAGTGGAAGAGGTCACATACTCTGTTTTGGTTGAGCGTATTTGCAGGAAGATAAAGGTGGATGAATATAAGATGATAGTGAAGATTAGTTACTTTCCAATGGTAATGTATTCGAATAAGCCATCATATATCTGTGATGATGAAGAAGTTTTTGGTTATCTAATGCAAGTAAATCAAGAGAATTGTAGAAGTGTTCTACATGTGGAGCTCAGCCAAACAGATGATCACACTGATTTCTATGGCGGTCTATCGGATAGAGAGACTACTGAAAGAGAAGCTACTGATAGAGAGGTTACTGATAGAGAGGCTATTGATACAGAAGCTATTGGTACAGAGGCTACTGATACAGAGGCGATTGATACAGAGGCTGTTGATGAGGATGGTACTGAGATGGGTGCAACTGATAATGAAGGTACTGGTGGTATGCTCACTTTATACGAAAACATTGAGATGCATGAGAATGTCACCGAAAGAGAAGCAGGACCATCAGTTGAAGTCTCACAAGTTGTCTATAAGGAGCGTGATGATGGTATGGATTTAGTTATAGGTCAAGAATTTAGAACCAAGGAGGAAGCGCAAACTCATATTCAGAAGGCTTCACATCTGAAGTGTTTTGAGTATGAGGTAATTAAGTCGGATAGTAAGAGATATGTGATAAAATGCCGAGGAGAAAAAGAAGGCTGCAAGTGGCGTGTGCGTGTTGCAAAGTTAACGAATTCAGATCGTTGGACTGTTAGAACTTACATTAAGCAGCATAGATGTTCTGTTGTTACCACAAGAACACTGCCTAATAGAAGGAGAGGCACACAAGAAATTGTTGCATCTGTTTTGGCCCAAGATTATCCCGGCAGTTTTGACACACCACGTCCCAAAGCTTTGATGGACTTGGTTCATCGCAGGGTTGCTGTGCAAGTGTCATATACAACAGCATATAGAGGAAAAAGACTAGCTGCTAATAAAGTGCGTGGAACTCCTGAAGAGAGTTATTctttattatattgttatatGCACGTGCTGGAGCAGGTGAATCCTGACACAATAACTCGTGTGGTTGTGGATGAGGGCAAAAAATTTAAGTATCTGTTTTGGGCTTTGGGAGCTAGCATAGAAGGATTCCGCGCGATGAGAAAAGTTCTCGTTGTAGATGCAACACACCTGAAGACTGTTTATGGTGGAGTGTTATTTATTGCAACTGCTCAAGATCCCAATCATCACCACTACCCAATTGCGTTTGGTGTTGCAGATGGTGAGAAATATGAGAGTTGGCTATGGTTTATGGAACAGTTGAAATCAGTGATATCTGATGTCCCTGGATTGGTGTTTCTTTCGGACAGAAACAAAGGGTTGATCAAGGCAGTGCGTCTAGTGTTCCCTCAGACTTACTAGACTCTACGGGTTTTACTATGTGTTATTTGTATTACTAGGAGTTACTGGTTTTACTATGTGTTATTTGTATTACTACGAATTACTTGTTTTACTATGTGTTATTTGGATTACTAGATTTTACTGGTTTTACTATGTGTTATTTTGAACAACAAATATATTGGTAGGAATATTTAAGTTTAGTATATAGAATCGATAGATATATATCAATTCGTAGACTACTTACTTAATagatatatatcaatataattTTGGTATGTTATTTCAACATTTTAAGAAAAACCCTTTTCAGTTTTCCAATAAATTCTCTTAACTTTCATTGTTAGTGTGTGAATGGTTAGGTTCAGGTTCAGGTGTTTGATTGTTGAAATTGTGTTATTCGGACTATTAAGATTTCTGGTATTACTATGTGTTATCTAGATTACTGGATTACTGGTATCACTATGTCTTATTTGGACTACTTGTATTACTGGTTTTTCTATGTGTTATTGTTTTTACTGGATTACTGATACGAGCCAGCAAAGTTTCCTCATCCACAGTTGGAACCAACACACTGTTAATAGTCTGAAAAAAGCATTAAGAAATATCAGTTAAAATATTCTGCTATTTtctattaaatgaaataaagatATACCTTTGTCTTTCCAAAAGCATCATATATATCTTCCAAAGGATAACCCTTCATGCTACTCTTTGTAAACCGGCTCTTGCACATCCTAGGACAATCTCCACTGGCGCCATCTGAAGAGATTCTGAATTTTTTCCCTAGCTTAGGAATACACTCGAAAGCCAAAACCTCCACAAATAAAATGTCACAGTGTTATTTGgttatgaataaaaaaaaattcactaaatTGTATGCTTTACCTCTAATGGAATTATGAATCCATTAAAGCCGGTTGCATAGTGCACTTCACCCTTCAGACGCTCCATCACATGCTTAATCTCTTTTATTGCATCCTCAAATGTAAGCCGACCCCAAGGAAAATTTCTGCAAACATCCAAATCGTCCACTATCCTTAAGATGAACGGGTCTAATTGTCCCGAATTTCCTCTGATAACCCGACCAAGGAAGAACAAGACAGCCATCTTCAATCTATCAATACATGCCGTCTCCATAGACTCCAGCTTCTGCTTCACATCTATTATGGTGATCTTCTTCTTACCACCGAAGTAATAATCCACAAACTTACTACTCCCGAGCTCCAAATGTCTCCTCGGATACTCATGGCAGTCCAAGCCAGAGATGAGGGCATGCTCCCTCATAGAATAGCGGATGGGCACACCATTCACTGCAAACCATGCAACATCTTCTCCTTCAATACGAATGGTGCGCATGAGTAACATCCACATTCCTTGAAGCTTCAGGAATTCTTCATCAGGCATATGGAAAAAATGACGAAACTGAGGATGGCTTGTGAACCAGCTGACCTCCTCCTTAAACCCCTTAATCACATCAACTGTCTCCTTCATCTTGCATTTCGTCTGAATCTTGCAAGTCTTCGGGTACTCTGTGCTCTTGAAGTACAATTCAAGAGGCTGTGGTGGTTGCCTTTCctgcaataaaaatatatatgtatcagCCATTCTTTCCTAATAATAAGAGTAATAAAATGAATGATCTAAATGAATGCCAAAATTACCTTGGAGGACACAGCAGACATGTCTTCACTCTCACCATCAACTGAGCGCGAAATTACAGTCGTATCTCTCACTGGGGCACTCACTTGCTGAACTGCCTCTTCTCCTATCGACTCATTCCCACATGACACCGCTTTTCTAGCTCTAGTTCTACTGGAGACTCCACCTCCAGTAGATGGACGCCTTCTTTTTTGACCTTTTATTCTCTGATACAAAACAGTGACACTTAATTAAACTATAACCAATACACACACCAAgcattgacaatttattactaaaaacCAAAAGTATATTATACCTCAGAGGGGTGTTCAGGCAGATCATCACTATTGTTCCCGTCTGATATCAGTTCCACATTCTCTTCAACAACAGGAGCATCAGATTTTCGAGCTCTTGTGGATTTCCCACTTTTCTTTTTCGTCATTTTGTTTCCTCCACTCTTACCCGCCATTATCTCGTTCCTATTAACAtccagaaacaacaacaacaacacacatTTAGGCAAATTGAAGAAATTATGCTTATCAATTGAAGAAAAAATTATGGTAGAAATTATGCTTATCAATTGAAGAAAAAATTAACCGGACAGAGGGAAACTAATCGGTTTCATATCCAATAAGACACTAATCGGACAGAGTATTAACAACCAAACAAAGGGAAACTAATCGGACAGAGTAATTTCATCTCAAAAACAACCTAATAACAACCAAACAAAGGGAAACTAATCACTTACCAGAAGAAACGAAGACGGAGACTCGATTTggtggaggaggaagaagaaacgaAGCGTTCTCGACGGAAGGGTTTCGGTTTAATTCTCAAacagagacaaagagagagttATGACACGAGAATGAGAGGGAGAGATTGATGGGTTATCGATTCTGATGGAGGACGAACGGAGGCTAGGGTTTCAGAATCGCCAGAGAGGAGTCTAGGAAGAGAAGATGAGTTTGTcgtgagaaaagaaaagagagagaagagatttGTGTGAAACACAGTGTTTTGATTTACTAACCGGGTTGTGTCCAATTAGGTTTGGGTGGGTCGGGTTTCTGTGGTTGGATCATGTAATTATCCAATTATTTTAGGGCTATAGATGTATTTAACAcgtttttgtatttaaaaataaatataaaagaaattatattttattggtgGGAGAACTGAGCATTTTTTGGTGAGTCAAAGGGGTATATAGAGTTAGAGTCCGTTGCAGACAAGGAAGACGAAAATCGTGTCCAAGTGATCTACAAAGCCGTGCCTTATGGTCTGTAAAAAAACTTTTTCCCCAGGCCCCACTTGAAATAATTCTTTTTGTGGCCCCTAATCATGTAAGTCCCTTTCGGTAAATGGTGAGTAAATTTCCTCTTACataaagtttgatttttttttttattgatggaGGTATCTGGGCTAAAGTTCAACTACTCTCATAGGGGACAGTACCAACGAATAGTCTAGCCTGGGATGCTAAAAGTATAATTCATGTCATTTAGGTATAAGAGCAAGTGCAATGGTGTACCCTTAGATGCAAATCCTTAACAATAACTTTTagaatattttactattttttcttttttcgttgaattataaaaaaagaaaaaaaagaaaaaaaattggccAATCACGGGCTCCCACACGGCGGTAGAGCCCGTGCACAGTGAAGAAATTGGCAGAGGATCAATCCTTATGCAAGGGGTTTTTGGATTTAATCTGTCACGTTCTCCAACagattcaatattttaatattttttttccctAAGGATCATGTTAAGAATTTGCCATTGCACTTGGTCTAAGTAAAGagaaacttttttaaaaaaaatttaaatttttattcaacCCCAAAAAACGGA is part of the Raphanus sativus cultivar WK10039 chromosome 5, ASM80110v3, whole genome shotgun sequence genome and harbors:
- the LOC130494897 gene encoding uncharacterized protein LOC130494897, with the translated sequence MKDGADTKWISGDGEGEDEIHTIVLKKPVEEVTYSVLVERICRKIKVDEYKMIVKISYFPMVMYSNKPSYICDDEEVFGYLMQVNQENCRSVLHVELSQTDDHTDFYGGLSDRETTEREATDREVTDREAIDTEAIGTEATDTEAIDTEAVDEDGTEMGATDNEGTGGMLTLYENIEMHENVTEREAGPSVEVSQVVYKERDDGMDLVIGQEFRTKEEAQTHIQKASHLKCFEYEVIKSDSKRYVIKCRGEKEGCKWRVRVAKLTNSDRWTVRTYIKQHRCSVVTTRTLPNRRRGTQEIVASVLAQDYPGSFDTPRPKALMDLVHRRVAVQVSYTTAYRGKRLAANKVRGTPEESYSLLYCYMHVLEQVNPDTITRVVVDEGKKFKYLFWALGASIEGFRAMRKVLVVDATHLKTVYGGVLFIATAQDPNHHHYPIAFGVADGEKYESWLWFMEQLKSVISDVPGLVFLSDRNKGLIKAVRLVFPQTY